A window of Desulfuromonas soudanensis genomic DNA:
TTGCCAACCAACGGACAGCGGCTTTTCGACTTGTGATCTTGACGGCCTCCTTGCTGAATTTGGTCGAGGCAACTCGGATTTCAACGATCAAGTTATGGTTGAATTGTGCAAGGCCAACGGCTGGAAACTTGTGACCCACGACGGTGATTTCAAGGATTGCGGCCTGACTGTTCTTACTGCGAATAAAAGGTTGCTGGCGTGACGCCTCACCAAACTGAATGTCCGACCAACCTGTCCCTAACTCCTCCTTTCGCGAAATGATGCCGATTTGTGTTCGGCCTTTCAATCCTCTTTAGTCCGGGTGCCCCGTGAAAATCGTCTCCTTCAACGTCAACGGTCTGCGCTCGCGCCTCCACCAGCTCGAGGCGCTGATAAAGAGTCACGCCCCCGAGATCATCGGCCTGCAGGAAACCAAGGTGCAGGACGGCGACTTCCCCGTCGGGGCCATCGAGGCCCTCGGCTACCATGCCGTCTACAGCGGCCAGAAGACCCACTACGGCGTGGCGCTCCTCTCCCGGGAGAAACCCTCCGCGGTCCGGATCGGTTTTCCCGACGATGGCGACGAGGCGCAGAAGCGCTTCATCGCCGCCTCCTACACCCTCTCCGGCGGGGAGACCTTGCGGGTCATCAACGGCTACTTCCCCCAGGGGGAGAGTCGCGACCACCCGCTGAAATTCCCGGCAAAAAAAGCCTTCTACGCCGACCTGCGCCGCTATCTCGAAAATCACTGCGACCCCGCCGCCCCGTTGGCGGTACTGGGGGACTTCAACGTCGCTCCCCTCGATGCCGACATCGGCATCGGCGCCGACAACGCCCGGCGCTGGCTGCGCACCGGCAAGACCTCCTTCCTCCCCGAGGAACGCGCCTGGTTCCAGGAGCTCCTCGACTGGGGTCTCATGGACGGTTTTCGCGCCCTGCACCCCGACATCGACGACCGCTTCAGCTGGTTCGACTACCGCAGCCGCGGTTTCGAGGCCGACCCCAGGCGCGGCCTGCGCATCGACCACATCCTCCTCAGCCGGCCCCTGCTGGAGAACTGCCGCAGCGCCGGCATCGATTACGAGATCCGCGCTCTGGAGCGCCCTTCGGACCACTGTCCTGTGTGGGTGGAACTGGAATCGGAGCAAAACCCGTTCTGAAAGAGGATCGCACCGGCAATCCTCCGCCGCTCCCCCTCCCCCCTTGCACATTTTCATGAAATGTGACATTTATCAGGTCGCCGGAGGTCCGGGATTCCGGGCGGCTGAAGACGTCTCCCCCAAGGATAAAAAAACCCATGAAGGTCCTGATCATCGGCGCAGGTCAAGTCGGCTATTTTCTCTGCGAGCGGCTCTCCCTCGAGGGGCACGAAGTCACCCTCGTCGACCGCAACCAGGAGCAGCTGCGCCGCGCCCAGGACCGTCTCAACGTCCTGGGGATCTGCGGCAACGGCGCCAGCGCCGAGACGATGGAGCAGGCGGGGATCCAGGGGACGGACATCTTCATCGCCGTCACCGATCTCGACGAGGTCAATATCCTCGCCTGCCTTCTGGCCCGGGAATACGGGGTCAAGACCCGGGTGGCGCGGGTGAAAAGTATCGAGTACTCCGGGGGGGGCGCCCGCCTCTCCAAGGAAAAGCTCGGCATCGACCTGCTGATCAACCCCGACGACGCCGTCGCCGAGGAGATGGTCAAGATCGCCGGCCGCAGCGGCACCTTCGACGTCGCCGAGTTCGTCGAGGGGCAGATCCAGTTCCTCGGCTACCGCATCGCTGAAGGGAGCCCCCTGTGCGACCTGACCCTGCGGGAGCTCGGCGAGATCCGCGGCATGTACCGCTTCGTGGTCACCGCCATCGGCCGCGGCGGCAAGACCATCATCCCCCGGGGGGACGACGTCATCCAGGCCGGCGACAGCATCTTCATCTGCGCCCACCAGAAAGATCTCCCGGCGATCCAGTACCTCCTCAAACTCGAGGAGGAGGAAAAGCGCAAACGGCCACGGGTCTTCATTCTCGGCGGCGGACGCATCGGCTTGCGCATCGCCGCCGAGCTGGAGCGACAGCGTTTCGACGTACGCCTGGTGGAACGGGACGAGGCGCGCTGCGAAAAGCTCTCGGCCAAGCTCAATCGGTCGATGGTGATCCATGCCGAGG
This region includes:
- the xthA gene encoding exodeoxyribonuclease III, with amino-acid sequence MKIVSFNVNGLRSRLHQLEALIKSHAPEIIGLQETKVQDGDFPVGAIEALGYHAVYSGQKTHYGVALLSREKPSAVRIGFPDDGDEAQKRFIAASYTLSGGETLRVINGYFPQGESRDHPLKFPAKKAFYADLRRYLENHCDPAAPLAVLGDFNVAPLDADIGIGADNARRWLRTGKTSFLPEERAWFQELLDWGLMDGFRALHPDIDDRFSWFDYRSRGFEADPRRGLRIDHILLSRPLLENCRSAGIDYEIRALERPSDHCPVWVELESEQNPF
- the trkA gene encoding Trk system potassium transporter TrkA encodes the protein MKVLIIGAGQVGYFLCERLSLEGHEVTLVDRNQEQLRRAQDRLNVLGICGNGASAETMEQAGIQGTDIFIAVTDLDEVNILACLLAREYGVKTRVARVKSIEYSGGGARLSKEKLGIDLLINPDDAVAEEMVKIAGRSGTFDVAEFVEGQIQFLGYRIAEGSPLCDLTLRELGEIRGMYRFVVTAIGRGGKTIIPRGDDVIQAGDSIFICAHQKDLPAIQYLLKLEEEEKRKRPRVFILGGGRIGLRIAAELERQRFDVRLVERDEARCEKLSAKLNRSMVIHAEGTDISTLVDEGVEGADVFIAVTGSDETNILCGLLAKQHGARRSLILVNKPELLNLAPTLGIDACISPRLAAAGAILLHVRRGEILSLATIEGSNAEVLEILIKKESGILGTPLRELRFPVGAIIGAIVRGDSYEIPTGESALQQGDRVVVFALSGALGRVERFFE